In Pseudomonas sp. ADAK18, a single window of DNA contains:
- a CDS encoding polyphenol oxidase family protein, whose protein sequence is MHQASNLNAIPGVDHGFCSINDPLRPDEVFFCKQAHTATIIEWHRDQVANTIEADGIFTRDKHPIAVITADCLPLLIASKEGELVAALHGGWKGLQGGIIANAMQRFAAEGIALGQLQVAIGPSIKPCCYEVSESFIAQLQASQGHLWQDGDAPWTFEQPAPLLTPTITPPEARQALSAWFDLSQYALILLQAAGVARQQVEVSEVCTYCTSSSFASYRRRTHHSEEKKTLLYSWIARTARETKQI, encoded by the coding sequence GTGCACCAGGCAAGCAACCTCAACGCCATCCCCGGCGTCGACCACGGCTTCTGCTCGATCAACGACCCTCTGCGTCCTGACGAGGTGTTCTTCTGCAAGCAGGCACATACCGCGACGATCATTGAATGGCACCGCGATCAGGTGGCCAATACCATCGAGGCCGACGGCATTTTCACCCGCGACAAACACCCCATCGCCGTGATCACCGCCGATTGCTTGCCGCTGCTGATTGCTTCGAAAGAGGGAGAGTTGGTGGCCGCGCTCCACGGTGGCTGGAAGGGCCTGCAAGGCGGAATCATCGCCAACGCCATGCAGCGCTTTGCCGCCGAGGGGATTGCCCTGGGCCAACTGCAAGTCGCCATCGGCCCGTCGATCAAGCCCTGCTGCTATGAGGTGAGTGAGTCGTTCATTGCCCAGTTGCAAGCGAGCCAAGGTCACTTGTGGCAAGACGGTGACGCGCCTTGGACATTCGAACAGCCTGCGCCGCTGCTGACGCCGACCATTACACCGCCCGAAGCACGGCAGGCGTTGAGTGCGTGGTTTGACCTGAGCCAATACGCGCTGATTTTGCTGCAAGCGGCGGGGGTTGCGCGCCAACAGGTTGAGGTCAGTGAGGTGTGCACTTATTGCACCTCATCCTCGTTTGCCAGCTATCGCAGGCGGACTCATCACAGCGAGGAAAAGAAGACGTTATTGTATTCGTGGATTGCGCGTACAGCCCGTGAAACGAAGCAAATCTAG